The sequence TGTTGTCGAACACCGCCCCGTCGCGTCCGTTGACGCCCATGTAGCAGACCAGGACCGTGGCGTTGTCCGCGACGACGGGCCCGTCGCCCGGCTTGAGGGTCTGCACCTGGGTCTCGGTCACGCTGAACGGAGCCTGCACGTCGACGCGTGGCGCCGCCGTATCGGTGGAGCCGGTCACCGCGACACTGCCGGTGGAGCCGGGCACTGTCCATTCGGGTGTGCCGCCGCCCGCAGGCGCGGCAGTGGGGCACGTGCTGTCCGGGGTGGGGGATTCGGGGACCGAGAACGGGTTCGCTTCAATCGAGGACGAAGTGGTGGTCGACGAAGCCGCCGTATCCGAGTCCGATCCGCATGCCGCGGGCATCATGAGCAGGGGAGCCGCAGACGCTACGACCGCGAGAGAGGACATTCGAGTGAAATTCACGGTCGCAACCGTACAGCGGCATTGCTGCTTAAACGCGTTGCCGCGGGGGAATCCCGGTTTGTTATGAGACAAAGCGGCTGGGATTCAGATAAATCCCGACCGGCCACAGGAGGGCGACACCGTGCCGATGGCCGGTCGATCGGCCGTTCGTCGCGAGTCTCGGTCAAGGCGCTCGGGGGATTGGTCGTGAGCGTGATAGTCGTTCTCGCCGCGATCGCATGGAACACCTACCACGACGTGTCGGAAGGGATCACCACCTCGACGGCATTGGACGGTGCCTCGCCGTCAACGGGAGCCGAGCAGAACATCCTGCTCATCGGTTTGGATAGCCGCCGCGACCAGCAGGGCCGGCCGCTCGACGAAGACATTCTCGGGGCGATGCACGCCGGCGACGAGACGTCGGGCAGCTATGACGCGGACGTGCTCATCGTGGTGCACGTACCGGCGGGGGATGGGCCCGTCACCGCGATCTCCGTTCCCCGCGACGACTACGTCGAACTGCCCGACTGCCCGACGCCGGATTGTCAGGGCAAGATCAAAGCGGCGTACCGGCTCGCGTACGAGAGTGTCATTGACTCTCAGACCACTGACGACAGCCAGTCGTCGGCTGCGTCGACCGATATGGCGGCGCGTGAACAAATGGCGCGGGAGGCCGGCCGCAAGGCGCAGATCAACGCGGTGAAGGATCTGCTGCAGATACCCATCGATCACTTCGTCGAGATCACCCTGGGCGCTTTTTTTCAGATCGCGCGCGTGGTGGAGCCGATCACGGTGTGCCTCAGCGAGGACACGTCCGACCAGTACTACTCCGGCGCCGAGTTTCATGCGGGCACTCAACAGATCGACGCGGCGCAGGCGATGTCGTTCGTGCGGCAACGACGCGACGCCAACGACGTTCTGTTCACCGACCTCGATCGAACCCGCCGACAGCAGGCCTTCATGGCGTCGGTCGTCAATGCAGTACGCCACGGGGGTACGTTGTGGAACCCCGTCAAGCTGCACGCCCTGCTGGACGTCGCCAAGCAGAACCTTGCCGTCGACGCAGGCTTCGACCTGGCAGAACTGGTTCCGTTCGCGTCGGCGGCGATCGATAGGTCGGTCGAGTTCTATACGTTGCCCGTCACTGATTTCCGCACCCTGCCGGACGGCGAAGACGTCAACATCGTCGACGCAGAAGCTATCCGAACCATCACTCAGCAGCTGTTATCCGGTGAAGACCCGTCCACCGCCCAATCTAGGACAGAGAGCGACCGCGCCTCCGCACAGCACGTCACCCTCGACGTGGTCAACGCCGCCGGCCTAGACGGGGTGGCGGCCGGTGTCCAGAAGGCGCTGGCGAAGGACGACTTCATCGAAGGATCAGTCGGCACCGCCGACTCCGTGAGCGCGGCGAGCAGCATCACCTATGGCAGTGGAGCGCAATCCGCCGCCGAGTCACTGGCCGACGAGACAGGCCTGAGCGCCGTCGCCTCCGATGCCGTTGCACCCGACACCGTGTTGCTCACCGTCGGCACCGACTTTCCCACGTCCGAGTACGTCGACGGGCTGGCCTCCACAGCGGACGCCACCACAACGCAGATACCGAGCCCGACCACGGTGGCCGCGACAGCCATTGGTGAGGCAGCTCCGACGCCGACGAATCTCACCGTGATGAGCACCGGCAGCGTCCCCTGCGTGAGATGACCTACGACGGGTGAAGCAGGGCGATGAGGAACTCGGAGTCTTCAGTGAACGGCCGCAGGTCCCAGGTTGACAGCAGCAGATCCGGTGTGAAGCCAGCCTCTGCTGCGTCGTCGAGGAACTGGCCGAAGGCGTAACCGCGACCCGCGCCGAAGCCGATCACCGCTCGACCGTCGGCTGCGAGGTGGGCACGGAGCCGGGTCAGAACCTGCACGCGGGTACTCGGGGCGAGGAACGACATGACGTTGCCGGCCGACACAATGAGGTCGAACGGCTCAGTGATGCCCCGCGCGGGCAGGTCGAGCTCGGCGAGGTCGCCGACAAGCCACCGGGGTCCTGGGTGGTCCTGTTCGGCCGCCTGGATCAGCACCGGGTCGACGTCGACACCGACCACGTGATGACCGGCCGCCGCGAGATGTCCGCCCAACCGGCCGGGGCCACAACCGGCATCCAGAATGCGGGCGCCGCGGGACGCAACCGCGTCAACCAGACGAGCCTCGCCGGCCAGATCCTCCCCGGCGCGCGCCATGGAACGGAAACGTTCGACGTACCAATGCGAATGTCCCGGATTGGCTGCGACCTTCTGCATCCACTTGCTCGGCTCGACCACGTAACCATTGTGGCGAGCCAAGCACGCACGCGCTGCACGGGGCGCTCCATAGGCGTACTCCCGCACGAGGATCGCAACTCCGGTCATCTAGCCGAGGAACCACTCGAGCGCGCGCCGCGTCCGGTCGCCGGGCACCACGTGGCCCCCCGCGAACTCCTCGTAGGTCAGCGGATAACCCGCCCGCTCGAGCCGGGGGCGCAGCCGGCGGCTGGTCTGGTCGATCGGCAACACTCGGTCATCGACACCGTGAGTGATGAAGATGGCCGGCTCACCGACCGGTTCCCCGGGAGCGGCGAAACCGGGGGAGAAGGCAATGACGTGGCTGAACAGGTCGCCGTTGGTGAGCCCTAGCGACAATGCGTACGAGGCGCCGTCCGAGAAGCCCGCGACGGCCAGATGTCGGGGGTCCACCGCGTAGCGGTCGAACATATGGGCCAGTGCCGTGTCGACTCGCGCCACGTCGGTCCCGAACGACTCGACAATCACGTCCCAGGTCGCGTCCGCGCTCTCGACGGCCACCAGCAGCAGGCCCGCCGCGTCGGCGAGCGGCAGGAACGGGTCGATTCCTCCGCGGGCATCGCCGCCGGCGCCGTGCAGCATCACGGCCAGCGGCGTCGGGGTGTCCGGGCGGTAGCCGGTGGGGACGTAGAGCAGCGCATCGGTCAGCTGGTGGAATCCTGGCGCGGCGGGTGCGGCGGTCGGCGGGCGAGGCCGCGCATGTAAGCGGCCGCCCGAGGGGTCCATCGGAGCCGTCGCTGGGGCGGCCGTCTCTAGTAGGTGATTGCCTGTGGGACCGCCGCCGTTCGGCGCCTCCATCGCGCACGCCGCCGCCGTGAGGATCAGCAGTGCCATCGCCGGAGTTCTCCCGAGCACCCTACGGTGCTACCCGGACGGCGTGGGGTTATGCGTCGTCTCGGTGAACGCCACGACCGGAATGCGCCGTCGGCCGGCCATTTGTTCGTAGTCGGCATAGTTTGGAACGAACTGCTTCGCGAGGTCGAACAGCCCGTCGCGTTCAGCACCGGTCATCTCCTCGGCGACGAAGGTGCCGGTGTAGCCACGCGCCGACAGCGTGACGCGGGGATTCGCCTTGATGTTGTGGTACCAGGCGGGATGGCGCTCGCCGCCGTAGTTGGATGCGATCGTGATGACCCGGCCGCGGTCGGTGAAGTAGGTCAGCGGGGTGCTGTGCTGCTTGCCCGTCTTGGCGCCGGTGTGAATGAGCAGTACCTCGGGCAGCACCAGCGACATCGACAAGTGACCGTTCGTCAGCTTGATGACGGCGCGGTCGATGCGCCAGCCGTAACGCTTGAGGAACCGGCGCGCGGCGTCCGCGCTCATCAGCTTGGCGCCTGCCTTGAACAATGGCGACGGTGCTGTCGGTTCGACCTCGGGGATGCCCATGCTTGGCGACGGTATCTTAACGACTTGGGCGTGGCGACGAACGTGAGTTGACATAATGTGGCTTATCGGCATTTTCTCGACCTCGGTGAAGGGCGGTGGCGGCCCGTTCCGTCCGCAAATGGCACCACGTCTTTTGCTCCGCGAATGATCGTCGCATTTGAGCACCGAGTTCGACACAGTCACCGTGAGCACAGATGACCGCGAGGTGGGCGCAAATATCTCGCTTGCGGACCGGGCGCCGCCGACTCCGTACCGGTGCCCCTTGAGGTCCTCTCCAAAAGCTTACTCCCGCAGAGGGATACGTCACTGTGACGGAACGATGT is a genomic window of Mycobacterium sp. ITM-2016-00318 containing:
- a CDS encoding LCP family protein gives rise to the protein MRQSGWDSDKSRPATGGRHRADGRSIGRSSRVSVKALGGLVVSVIVVLAAIAWNTYHDVSEGITTSTALDGASPSTGAEQNILLIGLDSRRDQQGRPLDEDILGAMHAGDETSGSYDADVLIVVHVPAGDGPVTAISVPRDDYVELPDCPTPDCQGKIKAAYRLAYESVIDSQTTDDSQSSAASTDMAAREQMAREAGRKAQINAVKDLLQIPIDHFVEITLGAFFQIARVVEPITVCLSEDTSDQYYSGAEFHAGTQQIDAAQAMSFVRQRRDANDVLFTDLDRTRRQQAFMASVVNAVRHGGTLWNPVKLHALLDVAKQNLAVDAGFDLAELVPFASAAIDRSVEFYTLPVTDFRTLPDGEDVNIVDAEAIRTITQQLLSGEDPSTAQSRTESDRASAQHVTLDVVNAAGLDGVAAGVQKALAKDDFIEGSVGTADSVSAASSITYGSGAQSAAESLADETGLSAVASDAVAPDTVLLTVGTDFPTSEYVDGLASTADATTTQIPSPTTVAATAIGEAAPTPTNLTVMSTGSVPCVR
- a CDS encoding bifunctional 2-polyprenyl-6-hydroxyphenol methylase/3-demethylubiquinol 3-O-methyltransferase UbiG, which gives rise to MVEPSKWMQKVAANPGHSHWYVERFRSMARAGEDLAGEARLVDAVASRGARILDAGCGPGRLGGHLAAAGHHVVGVDVDPVLIQAAEQDHPGPRWLVGDLAELDLPARGITEPFDLIVSAGNVMSFLAPSTRVQVLTRLRAHLAADGRAVIGFGAGRGYAFGQFLDDAAEAGFTPDLLLSTWDLRPFTEDSEFLIALLHPS
- a CDS encoding alpha/beta hydrolase codes for the protein MALLILTAAACAMEAPNGGGPTGNHLLETAAPATAPMDPSGGRLHARPRPPTAAPAAPGFHQLTDALLYVPTGYRPDTPTPLAVMLHGAGGDARGGIDPFLPLADAAGLLLVAVESADATWDVIVESFGTDVARVDTALAHMFDRYAVDPRHLAVAGFSDGASYALSLGLTNGDLFSHVIAFSPGFAAPGEPVGEPAIFITHGVDDRVLPIDQTSRRLRPRLERAGYPLTYEEFAGGHVVPGDRTRRALEWFLG
- a CDS encoding nitroreductase family deazaflavin-dependent oxidoreductase — protein: MGIPEVEPTAPSPLFKAGAKLMSADAARRFLKRYGWRIDRAVIKLTNGHLSMSLVLPEVLLIHTGAKTGKQHSTPLTYFTDRGRVITIASNYGGERHPAWYHNIKANPRVTLSARGYTGTFVAEEMTGAERDGLFDLAKQFVPNYADYEQMAGRRRIPVVAFTETTHNPTPSG